The Motacilla alba alba isolate MOTALB_02 chromosome 22, Motacilla_alba_V1.0_pri, whole genome shotgun sequence genome has a window encoding:
- the EGR3 gene encoding early growth response protein 3 isoform X1, whose amino-acid sequence MDIGLANEKAGQELSSYSGTFQPAPGNKTVTYLGKFAFDSPSNWCQDNIISLMSAGILGVPPSSGALTSTQSSAGSMGPPQGEVDQMYPALPPYSSCSDLYPEPVSFHDPQSNPGLTYSPQDYQAAKPALDSNLFPMIPDYNLYHHPNDMGTITEHKPFQSLDPIRVNPPPITPLETIKAFKDKQIHPGFGGLPQPPLTLKPIRPRKYPNRPSKTPLHERPHACPAEGCDRRFSRSDELTRHLRIHTGHKPFQCRICMRSFSRSDHLTTHIRTHTGEKPFACEFCGRKFARSDERKRHAKIHLKQKEKKAEKGSGVQPPAAPPAATATTSPPVALAPAVTTCA is encoded by the coding sequence ATGGACATTGGCTTAGCGAACGAAAAGGCCGGTCAGGAATTGTCCTCCTACTCGGGCACTTTTCAACCCGCCCCGGGCAACAAGACTGTCACCTATCTGGGGAAATTCGCTTTTGACTCGCCCTCCAACTGGTGCCAGGACAACATCATCAGCCTGATGAGCGCCGGCATCCTGGGGGTGCCGCCGTCCTCGGGCGCGCTCACCAGCACGCAGAGCTCGGCGGGCAGCATGGGGCCGCCGCAGGGCGAGGTGGACCAGATGTACCCCGCGCTGCCGCCCTACTCCTCCTGCAGTGACCTCTACCCAGAGCCTGTCTCTTTCCACGACCCCCAGAGCAACCCCGGCCTCACCTACTCCCCCCAGGATTACCAGGCGGCCAAGCCCGCCTTGGACAGCAACCTCTTCCCCATGATCCCAGACTATAACCTCTACCACCACCCCAACGACATGGGCACCATCACGGAGCACAAACCCTTCCAGAGCTTGGACCCCATCCGCGTCAACCCGCCCCCCATAACCCCGCTGGAGACCATCAAGGCCTTCAAGGACAAGCAGATCCACCCGGGTTTCGGGGGGCTGCCGCAGCCGCCCCTCACGCTCAAGCCCATCCGACCCCGCAAGTACCCCAACCGGCCCAGCAAGACGCCGCTGCACGAGCGGCCCCACGCCTGCCCGGCCGAGGGCTGCGACCGCCGCTTCTCCCGCTCCGACGAGCTCACCCGTCACCTCCGCATCCACACGGGCCACAAGCCCTTCCAGTGCCGCATCTGCATGCGGAGCTTCAGCCGCAGCGACCACCTCACCACCCACATCCGCACCCACACCGGCGAGAAGCCCTTCGCCTGCGAGTTCTGCGGCCGCAAGTTCGCCCGCTCCGACGAGCGCAAGCGGCACGCCAAGATCCACCTcaagcagaaggagaagaaggcCGAGAAGGGCTCGGGCGTGCAgccccccgccgcgccccccgccgccACCGCCACCACCTCGCCCCCCGTCGCCCTCGCCCCCGCCGTCACCACGTGCGCTTGA
- the EGR3 gene encoding early growth response protein 3 isoform X2 has translation MTGKLLEKLPGTMNTLMNQLPDNLYPEEIPNSLNIFSSTSDSVAHYNQMAADNVMDIGLANEKAGQELSSYSGTFQPAPGNKTVTYLGKFAFDSPSNWCQDNIISLMSAGILGVPPSSGALTSTQSSAGSMGPPQGEVDQMYPALPPYSSCSDLYPEPVSFHDPQSNPGLTYSPQDYQAAKPALDSNLFPMIPDYNLYHHPNDMGTITEHKPFQSLDPIRVNPPPITPLETIKAFKDKQIHPGFGGLPQPPLTLKPIRPRKYPNRPSKTPLHERPHACPAEGCDRRFSRSDELTRHLRIHTGHKPFQCRICMRSFSRSDHLTTHIRTHTGEKPFACEFCGRKFARSDERKRHAKIHLKQKEKKAEKGSGVQPPAAPPAATATTSPPVALAPAVTTCA, from the exons ATGACAGGCAAACTACTGGAGAAGCTGCCGGGGACCATGAACACTTTGATGAACCAATTGCCTGATAATCTGTACCCAGAGGAGATCCCCAActctttgaatattttctcCAGCACCAGCGACTCGGTGGCTCACTACAACCAGATGGCTGCAG ATAATGTTATGGACATTGGCTTAGCGAACGAAAAGGCCGGTCAGGAATTGTCCTCCTACTCGGGCACTTTTCAACCCGCCCCGGGCAACAAGACTGTCACCTATCTGGGGAAATTCGCTTTTGACTCGCCCTCCAACTGGTGCCAGGACAACATCATCAGCCTGATGAGCGCCGGCATCCTGGGGGTGCCGCCGTCCTCGGGCGCGCTCACCAGCACGCAGAGCTCGGCGGGCAGCATGGGGCCGCCGCAGGGCGAGGTGGACCAGATGTACCCCGCGCTGCCGCCCTACTCCTCCTGCAGTGACCTCTACCCAGAGCCTGTCTCTTTCCACGACCCCCAGAGCAACCCCGGCCTCACCTACTCCCCCCAGGATTACCAGGCGGCCAAGCCCGCCTTGGACAGCAACCTCTTCCCCATGATCCCAGACTATAACCTCTACCACCACCCCAACGACATGGGCACCATCACGGAGCACAAACCCTTCCAGAGCTTGGACCCCATCCGCGTCAACCCGCCCCCCATAACCCCGCTGGAGACCATCAAGGCCTTCAAGGACAAGCAGATCCACCCGGGTTTCGGGGGGCTGCCGCAGCCGCCCCTCACGCTCAAGCCCATCCGACCCCGCAAGTACCCCAACCGGCCCAGCAAGACGCCGCTGCACGAGCGGCCCCACGCCTGCCCGGCCGAGGGCTGCGACCGCCGCTTCTCCCGCTCCGACGAGCTCACCCGTCACCTCCGCATCCACACGGGCCACAAGCCCTTCCAGTGCCGCATCTGCATGCGGAGCTTCAGCCGCAGCGACCACCTCACCACCCACATCCGCACCCACACCGGCGAGAAGCCCTTCGCCTGCGAGTTCTGCGGCCGCAAGTTCGCCCGCTCCGACGAGCGCAAGCGGCACGCCAAGATCCACCTcaagcagaaggagaagaaggcCGAGAAGGGCTCGGGCGTGCAgccccccgccgcgccccccgccgccACCGCCACCACCTCGCCCCCCGTCGCCCTCGCCCCCGCCGTCACCACGTGCGCTTGA